Proteins from one Burkholderia oklahomensis C6786 genomic window:
- a CDS encoding ABC transporter substrate-binding protein, with amino-acid sequence MRFTLIAAALIAAAPAVVAAKPLTVCTESSPDGFDVVQYNSLVTTNASADVIFNTLVSYDEAAKKVVPALADKWDVSADGLSYTFHLRPNVAFQTTDYFKPTRTLDADDVVFTFSRMLDDANPWHKVAGASGFPHAQSMGLVKLVKAVTKVDNDTVKFELNEPNATFVPILTMGFASIYSAEYADQLLKAGKQTDLNAKPIGTGPFVLKSYTKDAVIRYEANPTYWGPKPKVERLIYAITPDASVRAQKVKAGECQIALSPKPQDVAAAKADRALKVVETPAFMTAFVALNTQKKPLDNDKVREAINLAFDRATYLKVVFDNTATPATNPYPPNTWSYAKSIAPYPHDPAKAKQLLASAGFPNGFSTTIWVRPTGSVLNPNPKAGAELLQADLAKIGVKADVKVIEWGELIKQAKLGQHDLLFMGFAGDNGDPDNILTPQFSCNAVKSGLNFARYCDPKLDKLITDGKETADQTKRAKLYEAAQKIIHDEALWIPLGYPTAAAITRPNVAGYRVSPFGRQHFDAVSVQ; translated from the coding sequence ATGCGCTTCACGCTCATCGCCGCCGCGCTCATCGCCGCCGCCCCCGCCGTCGTCGCCGCGAAACCGCTGACGGTCTGCACCGAGTCGAGCCCGGACGGCTTCGACGTCGTGCAGTACAACTCGCTCGTCACGACGAACGCGTCCGCCGACGTCATCTTCAACACGCTCGTGTCGTACGACGAAGCGGCGAAGAAGGTGGTGCCCGCGCTCGCGGACAAATGGGACGTCAGCGCCGACGGCCTCTCGTACACGTTCCATCTGCGCCCCAACGTCGCGTTCCAGACGACCGACTACTTCAAGCCGACGCGCACGCTCGATGCCGACGACGTCGTCTTCACGTTCAGCCGGATGCTCGACGACGCGAATCCTTGGCACAAGGTCGCGGGCGCGAGCGGCTTTCCGCATGCGCAGTCGATGGGGCTCGTGAAGCTCGTGAAGGCGGTCACGAAGGTCGACAACGACACCGTGAAGTTCGAGCTGAACGAGCCCAACGCGACGTTCGTGCCGATCCTGACGATGGGCTTCGCGTCGATCTACTCGGCCGAGTACGCGGATCAGCTTCTCAAGGCGGGCAAGCAGACCGACCTGAACGCGAAGCCGATCGGCACTGGTCCGTTCGTGCTGAAGAGCTACACGAAGGACGCGGTGATCCGCTACGAAGCGAACCCGACGTACTGGGGGCCGAAGCCGAAGGTCGAGCGCCTCATCTACGCGATCACGCCCGACGCGTCGGTGCGCGCGCAGAAGGTGAAGGCGGGCGAATGCCAGATCGCGCTGTCGCCGAAGCCGCAGGACGTCGCGGCGGCGAAGGCCGACCGTGCGCTGAAGGTCGTCGAGACGCCCGCGTTCATGACCGCGTTCGTCGCGCTCAACACGCAGAAGAAGCCGCTCGACAACGACAAGGTCCGCGAGGCGATCAATCTCGCGTTCGATCGCGCGACCTACCTGAAGGTCGTGTTCGACAACACCGCGACGCCCGCGACGAACCCGTACCCGCCGAACACGTGGAGCTATGCGAAATCGATCGCGCCGTATCCGCACGATCCGGCGAAGGCGAAGCAGCTGCTCGCGTCGGCGGGCTTCCCGAACGGCTTCTCGACGACGATCTGGGTGCGCCCGACGGGCAGCGTGCTGAACCCGAACCCGAAGGCGGGCGCGGAGCTGCTGCAGGCGGACCTCGCGAAGATCGGCGTGAAGGCGGACGTGAAGGTGATCGAATGGGGCGAGCTGATCAAGCAGGCGAAGCTCGGCCAGCACGACCTGCTGTTCATGGGCTTTGCCGGCGACAACGGCGATCCGGACAACATCCTCACGCCGCAATTCAGCTGCAACGCGGTGAAGTCGGGGCTCAACTTCGCGCGCTATTGCGATCCGAAGCTCGACAAGCTGATCACCGACGGCAAGGAAACCGCCGACCAGACGAAGCGCGCGAAGCTGTATGAAGCCGCGCAGAAGATCATCCACGACGAGGCGCTGTGGATTCCGCTCGGCTATCCGACGGCCGCGGCGATCACGCGCCCGAACGTCGCCGGCTATCGCGTGAGCCCGTTCGGACGGCAGCACTTCGACGCGGTATCGGTGCAGTAA
- a CDS encoding MBL fold metallo-hydrolase: protein MNALEHQLDYPFADTLPEPGGFVEVAPGVRWLRMPLPFALDHINLWLLRDEIDGQAGWTIVDCGIASADIKAHWERIFDAHLDGLPVLRVIVTHCHPDHFGLANWLCEGGDGARWNVRLWMTLGEYLFGCLMSAGNGSNAGGPGAAGHFARHGLTDAAALDKLRNRRSYYEDLVPGVPPRYRRLREGDAVEIGGREWRVVTGYGHSPEHCALHGAADGVLISGDMVLPRISTNVSVFDLEPEANPLALYLGSLGRYEAMAADTLVLPSHGKPFRGLRTRIAQLRAHHDARLAEVRDACRERPSSAADIVPIMFRRRELDIHQMTFAFGEAIAHLNLLWLAGELVRETGADGVIRFRLAG from the coding sequence ATGAACGCACTGGAACACCAACTCGATTACCCGTTCGCCGACACGCTGCCCGAGCCGGGCGGCTTCGTCGAGGTCGCGCCGGGCGTGCGCTGGCTGCGCATGCCGCTGCCGTTCGCGCTCGACCACATCAACCTCTGGCTGCTGCGCGACGAGATCGACGGGCAGGCGGGCTGGACGATCGTCGACTGCGGGATCGCGTCGGCGGACATCAAGGCGCATTGGGAGCGGATCTTCGACGCGCACCTGGACGGCCTGCCCGTGCTGCGCGTGATCGTCACGCACTGCCATCCGGATCATTTCGGACTCGCGAACTGGCTGTGCGAAGGCGGCGACGGCGCGCGCTGGAACGTGCGGCTGTGGATGACGCTCGGCGAATACCTGTTCGGCTGCCTGATGTCGGCCGGCAACGGCTCGAACGCGGGCGGGCCGGGCGCGGCCGGGCACTTCGCGCGCCATGGCCTGACCGACGCCGCCGCGCTCGACAAGCTGCGCAACCGCCGCAGCTACTACGAGGATCTCGTGCCCGGCGTGCCGCCGCGCTACCGGCGGCTGCGCGAGGGCGACGCGGTCGAGATCGGCGGACGCGAATGGCGCGTCGTCACGGGCTACGGCCATTCTCCCGAACATTGCGCGCTCCACGGCGCGGCCGACGGCGTGCTGATCTCCGGCGACATGGTGCTGCCGCGGATCTCGACGAACGTGTCGGTGTTCGATCTCGAGCCGGAGGCGAATCCGCTCGCGCTCTATCTGGGCTCGCTCGGCCGCTACGAGGCGATGGCGGCCGACACGCTCGTGCTGCCGTCGCACGGCAAGCCGTTCCGCGGGCTGCGGACGCGGATCGCGCAGTTGCGCGCGCATCACGACGCGCGGCTCGCCGAGGTGCGCGACGCGTGCCGCGAGCGGCCGTCGAGCGCGGCCGACATCGTGCCGATCATGTTCCGGCGGCGCGAGCTCGACATTCATCAGATGACTTTCGCGTTCGGCGAGGCGATCGCGCACCTGAACCTGCTGTGGCTCGCGGGCGAGCTCGTGCGCGAGACGGGCGCGGACGGCGTGATCCGGTTCCGGCTCGCGGGCTGA
- the aceK gene encoding bifunctional isocitrate dehydrogenase kinase/phosphatase encodes MNHFPKLLSSQIGFDVAQTILENFDRHYRIFREAAVEAKDLFERADWHGLQRLARERITSYDDRVRECVELLQDEYDAENIDSEVWPQIKLHYIGLLTSHRQPECAETFFNSVCCKILHRSYFNNDFIFVRPAISTEYIENDEPAGKPTYRAYYPGSEGLAATLERIVTNFQLNPPFEDLERDIACIMQAIHDEFGAFDEAVNFQIHVLSSLFYRNKTAYIIGRIINGDRVLPFAVPIRHVRPGLLALDTVLLRRDLLKIIFSFSHSYFLVDMNVPSAYVQFLRSIMPGKPKAEIYTSVGLQKQGKNLFYRDLLHHLSHSSDRFIVAPGIKGLVMLVFTLPSFPYVFKMIKDHFPPPKDTTREQIMDKYLLVKRHDRLGRMADTLEYSSVALPLARLDDALVRELEKEVPSLLEYEGDNLVIKHLYIERRMVPLNLYLQSGNDAKIEHGVREYGNAVKELIQANIFPGDMLYKNFGVTRHGRVVFYDYDEIEYLTDCNVRRVPPPRNEEDEMSDEPWYTVGPHDIFPETYAPFLLGEPRVREYFMKHHADFFDPQLWQDSKDRLLRGELPDFFAYEPALRFCIRYPARFSEGDAADAGKRAAA; translated from the coding sequence ATGAATCACTTTCCCAAACTGCTGTCCTCGCAGATCGGCTTCGACGTCGCGCAGACGATCCTCGAGAACTTCGATCGCCACTACCGGATCTTCCGCGAAGCGGCCGTCGAGGCGAAGGATCTGTTCGAGCGCGCGGACTGGCACGGGCTGCAGCGGCTCGCGCGCGAGCGCATCACGTCGTACGACGACCGCGTGCGCGAATGCGTCGAGCTGCTCCAGGACGAGTACGACGCGGAGAACATCGACAGCGAAGTCTGGCCGCAGATCAAGCTCCATTACATCGGTCTCCTGACGTCGCACCGCCAGCCCGAATGCGCGGAGACGTTCTTCAATTCGGTGTGCTGCAAGATCCTGCACCGCTCGTACTTCAACAACGACTTCATCTTCGTGCGCCCGGCGATCTCGACCGAGTACATCGAGAACGACGAACCCGCCGGGAAGCCGACCTACCGCGCGTACTATCCGGGCAGCGAAGGGCTCGCGGCGACGCTCGAGCGGATCGTCACGAACTTCCAGCTGAACCCGCCGTTCGAGGATCTCGAGCGCGACATCGCGTGCATCATGCAGGCGATCCACGACGAGTTCGGCGCGTTCGACGAAGCGGTGAATTTCCAGATCCACGTGCTGTCGTCGCTGTTCTACCGGAACAAGACCGCGTACATCATCGGGCGCATCATCAACGGCGACCGCGTGCTGCCGTTCGCGGTGCCGATCCGCCACGTGCGCCCCGGCCTTCTCGCGCTCGACACCGTGCTGCTGCGCCGCGACCTGCTGAAGATCATCTTCAGCTTCTCGCACTCGTACTTCCTCGTCGACATGAACGTGCCGTCCGCGTACGTGCAGTTCCTGCGCTCGATCATGCCGGGCAAGCCGAAGGCCGAGATCTACACGTCGGTGGGCCTGCAGAAGCAGGGCAAGAACCTGTTCTACCGCGATCTGCTGCATCACCTGTCGCATTCGAGCGACCGCTTCATCGTCGCCCCCGGCATCAAGGGGCTCGTGATGCTCGTGTTCACGCTGCCGTCGTTCCCGTACGTGTTCAAGATGATCAAGGACCACTTCCCGCCGCCGAAGGACACGACGCGCGAGCAGATCATGGACAAGTACCTGCTCGTCAAGCGCCACGACCGTCTCGGCCGGATGGCGGACACGCTCGAATATTCGAGCGTCGCGCTGCCGCTCGCGCGGCTCGACGACGCGCTCGTGCGCGAGCTCGAAAAGGAAGTGCCGTCGCTGCTCGAATACGAAGGCGACAACCTCGTCATCAAGCACCTGTACATCGAGCGCCGGATGGTGCCGCTCAACCTGTATCTGCAAAGCGGCAACGACGCGAAGATCGAGCACGGCGTGCGCGAGTACGGCAACGCGGTGAAGGAGCTGATCCAGGCGAACATCTTCCCCGGCGACATGCTGTACAAGAACTTCGGCGTCACGCGCCACGGGCGCGTCGTGTTCTACGACTACGACGAGATCGAGTACCTGACCGACTGCAACGTCCGCCGCGTGCCGCCGCCGCGCAACGAAGAAGACGAGATGTCCGACGAGCCGTGGTATACGGTCGGCCCGCACGACATCTTCCCGGAAACCTACGCGCCGTTCCTGCTCGGCGAGCCGCGCGTGCGCGAATACTTCATGAAGCATCACGCCGACTTCTTCGATCCGCAGCTCTGGCAGGACAGCAAGGACCGCCTGCTGCGCGGCGAGCTGCCCGATTTCTTCGCTTACGAGCCGGCGCTGCGCTTCTGCATCCGCTATCCGGCGCGTTTCTCCGAAGGCGACGCGGCGGACGCCGGCAAGCGCGCCGCCGCATGA
- the can gene encoding carbonate dehydratase, producing the protein MNTNDHPLSHLFDNNDAWVKRKLAGDPQYFSRLADQQAPEYLWIGCSDSRVPANQIIGLPPGEVFVHRNIANVVVHTDLNCLSVIQFAVDLLKVKHIMVVGHYGCSGVNAALHNRRVGLADNWLHHVQDVREKHASLLDEWPLGEARYRRLIELNSIEQVVNVCRTTIVNDAWARGQPLTVHALVYGVHDGRMRNLGMSVSHPGELDATYRRAVGALSAKGAHSADNDVVAADAAQLAGAVDLIAKTIKETKHDGC; encoded by the coding sequence ATGAACACGAACGACCATCCGCTCTCCCATCTGTTCGACAACAACGACGCCTGGGTCAAGCGCAAGCTCGCCGGCGACCCGCAATACTTTTCGCGCCTCGCCGACCAGCAGGCACCCGAATATCTGTGGATCGGCTGCTCCGATTCGCGGGTGCCCGCGAACCAGATCATCGGCCTGCCGCCCGGCGAAGTGTTCGTCCACCGCAACATCGCGAACGTCGTCGTGCACACCGACCTCAACTGCCTGTCCGTGATCCAGTTCGCGGTCGATCTGCTGAAGGTCAAGCACATCATGGTCGTCGGCCACTACGGCTGCTCGGGCGTGAACGCGGCGCTGCACAACCGCCGCGTCGGGCTCGCGGACAACTGGCTGCATCACGTGCAGGACGTGCGCGAGAAGCACGCGTCGCTGCTCGACGAATGGCCGCTCGGCGAAGCGCGCTACCGGCGCCTCATCGAACTCAATTCGATCGAGCAGGTCGTCAACGTGTGCCGCACGACGATCGTCAACGACGCGTGGGCGCGCGGCCAGCCGCTCACCGTGCACGCGCTCGTGTACGGCGTGCATGACGGCCGGATGCGCAATCTCGGGATGTCGGTGTCGCATCCCGGCGAACTGGATGCGACGTACCGCCGCGCGGTCGGCGCGCTCTCGGCAAAAGGCGCGCATTCGGCGGACAATGACGTCGTGGCGGCCGACGCGGCGCAGCTCGCCGGCGCGGTCGATCTCATTGCCAAAACCATCAAGGAGACGAAACATGACGGCTGTTGA
- a CDS encoding acetyl-CoA C-acetyltransferase, whose protein sequence is MTAVDQDPIVIASAARTPIAGFQGDFASLAAPQLGAAAIAAALERAGLKPEQIDEVIMGCVLPAGQGQAPARQAALGAKLPLSVGCTTVNKMCGSGMRAAMFAHDMLVAGSVDVAVAGGMESMTNAPYLLPKARAGMRMGHGQVLDHMFLDGLEDAYEKGRLMGTFAEECAGEYAFTREAQDAFAIESLARAKRANEDGSFAWEIAPVTVAGKKGETIVARDEQPFKASPEKIPTLKPAFSKTGTVTAANASSISDGAAALVMMRRSTADRLGVAPLARVVGHSTFAQAPSKFTTAPVGAIRRLLDKNGWRAAEVDLYEINEAFAVVTMAAMKEHDLPHDKVNVNGGACALGHPIGASGARILVTLIGALRARAAKRGVASLCIGGGEATAMGIELI, encoded by the coding sequence ATGACGGCTGTTGATCAGGATCCGATCGTCATCGCTTCGGCGGCGCGCACGCCGATCGCGGGCTTCCAGGGCGACTTCGCATCGCTCGCCGCGCCGCAGCTGGGCGCGGCCGCGATCGCCGCGGCGCTCGAGCGCGCGGGCCTGAAACCGGAGCAGATCGACGAAGTGATCATGGGCTGCGTGCTGCCCGCGGGTCAGGGCCAGGCCCCGGCGCGGCAAGCCGCGCTCGGCGCGAAGCTGCCGCTTTCCGTCGGCTGCACGACGGTCAACAAGATGTGCGGCTCGGGCATGCGCGCGGCGATGTTCGCGCACGACATGCTCGTCGCGGGCTCGGTCGACGTGGCGGTCGCGGGCGGCATGGAAAGCATGACGAACGCGCCGTACCTGCTGCCGAAGGCGCGCGCGGGGATGCGGATGGGCCACGGCCAGGTGCTCGACCACATGTTCCTCGACGGCCTCGAGGACGCGTACGAGAAGGGCCGCCTGATGGGCACGTTCGCCGAGGAATGCGCGGGCGAGTACGCGTTCACGCGCGAGGCGCAGGACGCGTTCGCGATCGAATCGCTCGCGCGCGCGAAGCGGGCGAACGAAGACGGCTCGTTCGCGTGGGAAATCGCGCCCGTGACGGTCGCCGGCAAGAAGGGCGAAACGATCGTCGCGCGCGACGAGCAGCCGTTCAAGGCGAGCCCCGAGAAGATTCCGACGCTCAAGCCCGCGTTCAGCAAGACGGGCACCGTGACCGCCGCGAATGCGTCGTCGATCTCCGACGGCGCGGCCGCGCTCGTGATGATGCGCCGCTCGACGGCGGACAGGCTGGGCGTCGCGCCGCTCGCGCGCGTCGTCGGCCATTCGACGTTCGCGCAGGCGCCGTCGAAGTTCACGACGGCGCCCGTCGGCGCGATCCGCCGCCTGCTCGACAAGAACGGCTGGCGCGCGGCCGAAGTCGATCTGTACGAGATCAACGAGGCGTTCGCGGTCGTCACGATGGCGGCGATGAAGGAGCACGACCTGCCGCACGACAAGGTGAACGTGAACGGCGGCGCGTGCGCGCTCGGCCATCCGATCGGCGCATCGGGCGCCCGCATCCTCGTCACGCTGATCGGCGCGCTGCGCGCGCGCGCGGCCAAGCGCGGCGTCGCGAGCCTGTGCATCGGCGGCGGCGAGGCGACCGCGATGGGCATCGAGCTGATCTGA
- a CDS encoding SDR family oxidoreductase yields the protein MKTVLIVGASRGIGREFARQYLHDGWRVIATARDEASLASLDSIGARALALDVAQPEAVAAFDGQLGDVALDAAVVVSGVYGPRTAGVEPVSAEDFDAVMHTNVLGPMLLLPVLLPLVEESRGVLAVLSSKMGSISEATGTTGWLYRASKAAVNDALRIASLQARHAACIALHPGWVRTDMGGAQAALEPQASVAGMRRVIAQASGDREHANGRFFQYDGVELGW from the coding sequence ATGAAGACCGTATTGATCGTCGGCGCATCGCGCGGCATCGGCCGCGAGTTCGCGCGCCAATATCTGCACGACGGCTGGCGCGTGATCGCCACCGCGCGCGACGAAGCGTCGCTCGCGTCACTCGATTCGATCGGCGCGCGCGCGCTCGCGCTCGACGTCGCGCAGCCCGAAGCGGTCGCCGCGTTCGACGGGCAGCTGGGCGACGTCGCGCTCGACGCGGCCGTCGTCGTGTCGGGCGTGTACGGTCCGCGCACGGCGGGCGTCGAGCCCGTCAGCGCGGAGGACTTCGACGCGGTGATGCACACGAACGTGCTCGGCCCGATGCTGCTGCTGCCGGTCCTGCTGCCGCTCGTCGAGGAGAGCCGCGGCGTCCTCGCGGTGCTGTCGAGCAAGATGGGCAGCATCAGCGAGGCGACCGGCACGACGGGCTGGCTGTATCGCGCGAGCAAGGCGGCGGTGAACGACGCGCTGCGGATCGCGTCGCTGCAGGCGCGGCATGCGGCCTGCATCGCGCTGCATCCGGGCTGGGTGCGCACCGACATGGGCGGCGCGCAGGCCGCGCTCGAGCCGCAGGCGAGCGTCGCCGGCATGCGCCGCGTGATCGCGCAGGCGTCGGGCGACCGCGAGCATGCGAACGGCCGCTTCTTCCAATACGACGGCGTCGAGCTCGGCTGGTGA
- a CDS encoding YchJ family protein: MQATTNLSERPLDCPCGGAAPGASASARAPRYADCCGRLIDAHAPASTALELMRSRYSAYVLGAADYLRATWDPRTCPPDLDADAGRADAPRWLGLAIKRHAQLDDTHAEVEFVARYKVGGRAHRMHETSRFTRDAQGAWRYVDGDVSDR, from the coding sequence ATGCAAGCCACGACGAATCTCTCCGAGCGCCCGCTCGACTGTCCGTGCGGCGGCGCCGCGCCCGGCGCGTCCGCGAGTGCGCGGGCGCCGCGCTACGCGGATTGCTGCGGACGCCTGATCGACGCGCATGCCCCCGCCTCGACGGCGCTCGAGCTGATGCGCTCGCGCTATAGCGCCTACGTGCTCGGCGCGGCCGACTACCTGCGCGCGACCTGGGACCCGCGCACCTGCCCGCCCGATCTCGACGCCGACGCCGGCCGCGCGGACGCGCCGCGCTGGCTCGGCCTCGCGATCAAGCGTCATGCGCAGCTCGACGATACGCACGCCGAAGTCGAATTCGTCGCACGCTACAAAGTCGGCGGACGCGCGCACCGGATGCACGAAACGAGCCGCTTCACGCGCGACGCGCAAGGCGCGTGGCGCTACGTCGACGGCGATGTAAGCGACCGCTGA
- a CDS encoding dienelactone hydrolase family protein yields the protein MAFGKVMTGWIAACVLSAAQAGPLPSGIPSAPAAAPGAFANAERFDYGDSGLPPVAANLNETIIRIPVDAAGSVTLEATVFKPDGPGPFPLVVFNHGKNPGDLRAQPRSRPLSFAREFVRRGYAVVAPNREGFAGSGGTYIQEGCDVERNGVAQARDVAATIGYMSKLPYVDARHVVVAGTSHGGLVSLAYGTEAARGVRGIINFSGGLRQDLCEGWQKNLVNAFDTYGSRTHVPSLWLYGDNDSVWSPALVAQLRDAYTSHGASTLFVDFGRYKDDAHRIIVDRDGVPIWWPPVASFLAQLNLPTSVRYAVANPHEPKATGYAAIDAVEAVPFVDDAGRAAYRRFLAQHPSRAFAVSSEGAWSWAEGGDDPMALALEGCRKQGAGQCQLYAVDNRVVWRDAGTQTADESSSAARALASR from the coding sequence ATGGCATTTGGCAAGGTGATGACGGGATGGATCGCGGCATGCGTGCTGTCGGCCGCTCAGGCCGGTCCGCTGCCGTCCGGCATTCCGTCCGCGCCTGCCGCCGCGCCCGGCGCGTTCGCGAACGCCGAGCGCTTCGACTACGGCGATTCGGGCCTGCCGCCCGTCGCCGCGAATCTCAACGAAACGATCATCCGCATTCCGGTCGACGCGGCCGGCTCGGTCACGCTCGAGGCGACGGTGTTCAAGCCGGACGGCCCGGGCCCGTTCCCGCTCGTCGTCTTCAACCACGGCAAGAATCCCGGCGATCTGCGCGCGCAGCCGCGCAGCCGGCCGCTGTCGTTCGCGCGCGAGTTCGTGCGGCGCGGCTACGCGGTCGTCGCGCCGAACCGCGAAGGCTTCGCGGGCTCGGGCGGCACGTACATCCAGGAAGGCTGCGACGTCGAGCGCAACGGCGTCGCGCAGGCGCGCGACGTCGCCGCGACGATCGGCTACATGTCGAAGCTGCCTTACGTCGACGCGCGGCACGTCGTCGTCGCGGGCACGTCGCATGGCGGGCTCGTGTCGCTCGCGTACGGCACCGAAGCCGCGCGCGGCGTGCGCGGAATCATCAACTTCTCGGGCGGGCTGCGCCAGGATCTCTGCGAAGGCTGGCAGAAGAACCTCGTCAACGCATTCGACACGTACGGCTCGCGCACGCACGTGCCGTCGCTGTGGCTGTACGGCGACAACGACTCGGTGTGGTCGCCCGCGCTCGTCGCGCAGTTGCGCGACGCGTACACGTCGCACGGCGCGAGCACGCTCTTCGTCGACTTCGGCCGCTACAAGGACGACGCGCACCGGATCATCGTCGACCGCGACGGCGTGCCGATCTGGTGGCCGCCCGTCGCGTCGTTCCTCGCGCAGCTGAATCTGCCTACCTCGGTCCGCTACGCGGTCGCGAATCCGCACGAGCCGAAGGCGACCGGCTACGCGGCGATCGACGCGGTCGAAGCCGTGCCGTTCGTCGACGACGCCGGCCGCGCCGCGTATCGCCGCTTCCTCGCGCAGCATCCGAGCCGCGCGTTCGCGGTGTCGAGCGAAGGCGCGTGGTCGTGGGCCGAAGGCGGCGACGATCCGATGGCGCTCGCGCTCGAAGGCTGCCGCAAGCAAGGCGCCGGACAGTGCCAGCTCTATGCGGTCGACAATCGCGTCGTCTGGCGCGATGCGGGCACGCAAACGGCAGACGAATCGTCGAGCGCCGCGCGCGCGCTCGCGAGCCGCTGA
- the bioA gene encoding adenosylmethionine--8-amino-7-oxononanoate transaminase, which yields MSTHATDDWVARSLRAVWHPCTQMKHHERLPLIPVARGERAWLFDRAGNRYLDAISSWWVNLFGHANPRINAALKEQLDMLEHAMLAGCTHESAIELAERLAARTRHTLGHAFFASDGASAVEIALKMSFHAWRNRGRGGKREFVCIANGYHGETIGALGVTDVALFKDAYDPLIRAAHVVASPDARGAQPGETAADVAARALEDVKRLFAERGDRIAALIVEPLVQCAAGFAMHDPSYVRGLRALCDAHDVHLIADEIAVGCGRTGTFFACEQAGVWPDFLCLSKGISGGYLPLSLVLSRDAIFDAFYDDDVARGFLHSHSYTGNPLACRAAVATLDLFDADDVLAENARKSALMREALAPLASHPHVRHLRERGTIFAFDVALEGDAAKTFPRRFFEHALARETLLRPIGATVYLMPPYILDDGEIEWLASRTRATLDATLAEARA from the coding sequence TTGAGCACACACGCAACCGACGACTGGGTCGCGCGCAGCCTGCGCGCGGTCTGGCATCCTTGCACGCAGATGAAGCACCACGAGCGGCTGCCGCTCATCCCGGTCGCGCGCGGCGAACGCGCGTGGCTCTTCGATCGCGCAGGCAACCGCTATCTCGACGCGATCAGCTCGTGGTGGGTAAACCTGTTCGGCCACGCGAACCCGCGCATCAACGCGGCGCTGAAGGAGCAGCTCGACATGCTCGAGCACGCGATGCTCGCGGGCTGCACGCACGAGAGCGCTATCGAGCTCGCCGAGCGGCTCGCCGCGCGCACACGGCACACGCTCGGCCATGCGTTCTTCGCGTCGGACGGCGCGTCGGCCGTCGAGATCGCGCTGAAGATGAGCTTTCATGCGTGGCGCAATCGCGGCCGCGGCGGCAAGCGCGAATTCGTCTGCATCGCGAACGGTTATCACGGCGAGACGATCGGCGCGCTCGGCGTGACCGACGTCGCGCTGTTCAAGGATGCGTACGATCCGCTGATCCGCGCCGCGCACGTCGTCGCGTCGCCGGATGCGCGCGGCGCGCAGCCGGGCGAGACGGCCGCGGACGTCGCCGCGCGCGCGCTGGAAGACGTGAAGCGCCTCTTCGCCGAGCGCGGCGACAGGATCGCCGCGCTGATCGTCGAGCCGCTCGTGCAGTGCGCGGCCGGCTTTGCGATGCACGATCCGTCTTACGTGCGCGGCCTGCGCGCGCTGTGCGACGCGCACGACGTGCATCTGATCGCCGACGAGATCGCGGTCGGCTGCGGGCGCACCGGCACGTTCTTCGCGTGCGAGCAGGCGGGCGTGTGGCCCGATTTCCTGTGCCTGTCGAAGGGCATCAGCGGCGGCTATCTGCCGTTGTCGCTCGTGCTGTCGCGCGATGCGATCTTCGATGCGTTCTACGACGACGACGTCGCGCGCGGCTTCCTGCATTCGCATTCGTACACGGGCAATCCGCTCGCGTGCCGCGCGGCGGTCGCGACGCTCGACCTGTTCGACGCGGACGACGTGCTCGCCGAGAACGCGCGCAAGTCCGCGCTGATGCGCGAAGCGCTCGCGCCGCTCGCGTCGCATCCGCACGTGCGCCATCTGCGCGAGCGCGGCACGATCTTCGCGTTCGACGTCGCGCTCGAAGGCGACGCGGCAAAGACCTTCCCGCGCCGCTTCTTCGAGCACGCGCTCGCGCGCGAGACGCTGCTGCGCCCGATCGGCGCGACGGTTTATCTGATGCCGCCGTACATCCTCGACGACGGCGAAATCGAATGGCTCGCATCGCGCACGCGCGCGACGCTCGACGCAACGCTCGCGGAGGCACGCGCATGA